A genome region from Dolichospermum compactum NIES-806 includes the following:
- a CDS encoding phosphatidate cytidylyltransferase — protein MPWSRIISGIVAIIMALSATLLGGWYFTIAIAIVVFLGQQEYFNLVRSRGITPSVKTTMIVSQVLLAICTLDGSLADAIMPIAGTLICFYLLFQPKLATIADISASIMGLFYVGYLPSYWVRLRGIDHAISSNLPLGGYWPSNWQDIGQGNLTSFPTGLTATILTFLCIWAADIGAYTFGKFFGKTRLSDISPKKTVEGAVFGISASVAVAITGAYFLNFPDWLITGFTLGLIIGIASLLGDLTESLLKRDAGVKDSGQLIPGHGGILDRTDSYIFTAPLVYYFITLLLPLLEKTL, from the coding sequence ATGCCCTGGTCTCGAATTATTAGTGGAATTGTTGCGATTATCATGGCGCTATCTGCAACCCTATTGGGGGGTTGGTATTTTACGATAGCGATCGCTATTGTCGTATTTTTAGGTCAACAAGAATATTTTAATTTGGTTCGCTCTAGAGGCATAACACCCTCAGTAAAAACTACTATGATTGTGAGTCAAGTTCTACTGGCAATTTGTACCCTTGATGGTAGTTTAGCTGATGCAATTATGCCCATAGCAGGAACACTTATTTGTTTTTATCTACTTTTTCAACCCAAATTAGCCACCATTGCGGATATTTCCGCGTCTATTATGGGGTTGTTTTATGTAGGTTACTTACCAAGTTACTGGGTCAGGTTACGGGGAATTGATCATGCTATTAGCAGTAATTTACCTTTAGGTGGTTATTGGCCATCTAATTGGCAAGATATCGGACAAGGCAATTTGACCTCTTTCCCAACAGGTCTAACTGCTACTATCCTCACGTTCTTATGTATTTGGGCTGCGGATATTGGTGCTTATACTTTTGGTAAATTCTTCGGGAAAACTCGGTTATCAGATATTAGTCCCAAAAAAACCGTAGAAGGTGCAGTTTTTGGTATTAGTGCTAGTGTAGCTGTTGCGATCACAGGAGCTTACTTTCTCAATTTTCCCGACTGGTTAATCACTGGTTTCACATTGGGTCTAATTATTGGTATTGCTAGTTTGTTAGGTGACTTAACAGAATCTTTGCTGAAGCGTGATGCTGGTGTCAAGGATTCAGGACAATTGATCCCTGGTCATGGAGGGATTTTAGATCGCACTGATAGCTATATTTTTACTGCTCCTCTAGTGTATTATTTCATAACCTTACTTTTACCTTTACTAGAAAAAACGCTGTAA
- a CDS encoding helix-turn-helix domain-containing protein — MKWFRKKGKQSIKPSIKEHQAEKLGQLGSQLASLRQEQGLTLDELVVFTRIPRRLLQAIEEGNLSDLPEPIYVQGLIRQFADALGIRGGEFASHFPIGSQSVSFQSNWKLQAVPQLRPIHLYLLYIGLVVCSVNGLSQLLNNSTLQANNRQIQPKTVTQLAGEEAANNTFINKQGDQSVQIGVTLKASSWISVVTDGKTAFEGVLPQGSSRTWKATEQLTVKTDNAGGVLMSVNQQEAKEMGELGKAQEINIAAKPNL, encoded by the coding sequence ATGAAATGGTTCAGAAAGAAGGGTAAACAGTCAATCAAACCTTCTATCAAGGAACATCAAGCCGAAAAGTTAGGGCAACTTGGCTCTCAACTAGCTTCGCTACGGCAGGAACAGGGTTTAACTCTAGATGAGTTAGTCGTATTCACCAGAATTCCTCGAAGACTTTTACAAGCCATTGAAGAAGGTAATTTAAGCGACTTACCAGAACCCATCTATGTTCAAGGCTTAATTAGACAGTTTGCAGACGCTTTAGGAATTCGGGGTGGGGAATTTGCTAGTCATTTCCCCATTGGTTCTCAATCAGTAAGTTTTCAATCCAATTGGAAACTACAAGCTGTTCCTCAATTACGTCCTATTCATCTTTACCTGCTTTATATTGGGCTGGTTGTCTGCTCTGTTAACGGTTTATCCCAGTTGTTGAATAATTCCACTTTGCAAGCAAACAATCGCCAAATTCAACCAAAAACTGTAACCCAATTGGCAGGGGAAGAAGCTGCTAATAATACATTTATCAACAAGCAAGGGGATCAATCCGTACAAATTGGTGTCACCTTAAAAGCTTCATCTTGGATTAGCGTGGTTACAGATGGTAAAACAGCCTTTGAGGGAGTTTTACCACAAGGTTCTAGCCGCACTTGGAAGGCCACCGAGCAACTGACAGTAAAAACTGATAATGCTGGTGGTGTGTTAATGAGTGTGAATCAGCAAGAAGCAAAAGAAATGGGAGAACTTGGCAAAGCTCAAGAAATCAACATCGCTGCTAAACCGAACTTATAG
- a CDS encoding pseudouridine synthase, translating into MEARLQKILAQWGIASRREAEEMIRQSRVCVNGVLAHLGQKVDPHQDKISIDGQPVLGEQRPSKMYLLLHKPAGIVSTCHDPQGRPTVLDLLPSALRTGWGIHPVGRLDVDSTGALILTNDGELTYGLTHPSHSISKTYRVVVQGHPPAKVLDKWSQGIVLEGRITRPAQVRLIENYIDQSCLEIVLQEGRNRQIRRIAEQLGYPVIKLHRTAIGSIQLKTSTTASLPSGKYRHLTQDEISFLNKQIIRTPIKTKPS; encoded by the coding sequence ATGGAGGCACGGCTACAAAAAATTCTCGCTCAATGGGGTATCGCCTCACGACGTGAAGCTGAAGAAATGATTAGGCAATCACGAGTATGTGTGAATGGGGTATTAGCACATTTAGGACAAAAAGTCGATCCTCACCAAGATAAGATCTCTATAGATGGTCAACCTGTACTGGGAGAACAGCGTCCATCCAAAATGTATTTATTACTGCATAAACCAGCAGGAATTGTCTCCACTTGCCATGATCCCCAAGGAAGACCGACGGTTTTGGATCTCCTCCCGTCAGCATTAAGAACCGGATGGGGTATTCACCCGGTTGGTCGTTTGGATGTAGACTCGACAGGAGCATTGATTTTAACCAATGATGGAGAATTGACCTATGGACTTACCCATCCTAGTCATAGTATTTCCAAGACCTACCGCGTTGTAGTGCAAGGACACCCTCCAGCAAAAGTTCTCGACAAGTGGAGTCAGGGTATAGTTCTGGAAGGAAGAATCACAAGACCTGCTCAGGTGCGTTTGATTGAAAATTATATTGATCAAAGCTGTTTAGAGATAGTTTTACAGGAAGGAAGAAACCGTCAAATTCGTCGTATAGCCGAACAGTTGGGATATCCAGTCATTAAGCTACATCGCACGGCTATTGGTTCAATTCAATTAAAAACATCAACAACAGCATCCTTGCCATCTGGTAAATATCGTCATCTTACTCAGGATGAAATTAGTTTTTTAAATAAGCAGATAATTCGCACACCTATTAAGACAAAGCCGAGTTAA
- a CDS encoding LmeA family phospholipid-binding protein encodes MTEPSSPNTNNSKVRIITKVLTSAIKLWLRSQLNQVSHLEVQITASDRQLLSGCIPGVSISASNAVYQGLHATQIELQAEKIQLNVASILKGQPLQLSAIVPVVGKLIIAEQDLNNSLSSPLLLTAINDVLVPLLAEYSLNSKDITWRKITLDNQVLILNGIPVSEIEEEFFNIYLGLELLNGQELQLTQVQIKTDREVLWKRNAPYIINLGTDVDIAKVSLIPEQLSCYGRININP; translated from the coding sequence ATGACAGAACCAAGTTCCCCAAATACAAATAACAGTAAAGTCAGGATTATTACAAAAGTTTTAACATCAGCGATTAAGCTGTGGTTAAGAAGCCAATTGAATCAAGTATCTCATTTAGAGGTACAGATCACAGCAAGCGATCGCCAATTGCTGTCTGGTTGCATTCCTGGAGTATCAATTTCTGCTAGTAATGCCGTGTATCAAGGTCTTCATGCTACACAAATTGAACTTCAGGCAGAAAAGATCCAACTGAATGTGGCTTCAATTTTGAAAGGACAACCTTTACAATTATCAGCAATAGTACCTGTAGTTGGTAAGCTGATAATCGCTGAACAGGATCTTAATAATTCTCTGTCATCTCCATTATTATTAACAGCTATAAATGATGTACTGGTTCCACTACTAGCAGAATATAGCCTAAATTCCAAGGACATTACTTGGCGAAAAATCACCCTTGACAACCAGGTATTGATCCTGAATGGCATCCCAGTCTCTGAGATAGAAGAGGAATTTTTCAATATTTATTTAGGCTTAGAACTGCTCAATGGTCAAGAACTACAATTAACACAAGTTCAGATCAAGACCGATCGGGAGGTGCTTTGGAAAAGGAATGCTCCTTATATTATAAATCTGGGAACAGATGTTGATATCGCCAAAGTTTCTCTGATACCGGAACAACTTAGTTGTTATGGACGTATTAATATTAACCCATAA